One genomic window of Sebastes umbrosus isolate fSebUmb1 chromosome 15, fSebUmb1.pri, whole genome shotgun sequence includes the following:
- the twist1a gene encoding twist-related protein 1a, with the protein MREEDCSPMDSAGNSEEETDRQLPRRGARKRRATRRRADDDDEEEEARQGKQGDLESPSRKKKCRKSCDDDGGGGGGDSACSSSSSPEPSFDDLHTQRVMANVRERQRTQSLNEAFTSLRKIIPTLPSDKLSKIQTLKLAARYIDFLCQVLQSDELDARGTSCSYVAHERLSYAFSVWRMGGSWSLSTATH; encoded by the exons ATGCGGGAAGAGGATTGCTCTCCAATGGACAGCGCGGGAAACAGCGAGGAGGAGACGGACCGTCAGCTGCCACGGAGAGGCGCGAGGAAGCGGCGGGCGACGCGGAGGCGCGCGGACGACGacgatgaagaagaggaggcaaggcaaggcaag CAGGGAGACCTGGAGAGTCCGAGCAGGAAGAAGAAATGCAGAAAAagctgtgatgatgatggaggaggaggaggaggagacagcgcgtgcagcagcagcagcagccccgaGCCCTCCTTCGATGACCTGCACACGCAGCGCGTAATGGCCAACGTCCGCGAGCGGCAGCGCACTCAGTCCCTCAACGAGGCGTTCACGTCGTTGCGTAAGATCATCCCCACGCTGCCGTCGGACAAACTCAGCAAGATCCAGACGCTGAAGCTGGCAGCGCGCTACATCGACTTCCTGTGCCAAGTCCTGCAGAGCGACGAGCTGGACGCGCGAGGCACCAGCTGCAGCTACGTGGCGCACGAGCGGCTGAGCTACGCGTTCTCGGTGTGGAGGATGGGGGGCTCGTGGTCCTTGTCTACTGCGACCCACTAA
- the LOC119503546 gene encoding fer3-like protein, with protein MLEMQDRLVDSTLIDFVNDMNLMECSLGPKQQQVDNNNNNSDASSPSASSCWSDTSEHHLVMHGHHHHHHSRRSKRRRIITVVQRQAANVRERKRMFSLNEAFDELRRKVPTFAYEKRLSRIDTLRLAIVYISFMTDLLENT; from the coding sequence ATGTTGGAGATGCAAGACCGCTTAGTAGACTCCACCTTGATAGATTTTGTCAACGACATGAACCTGATGGAGTGCAGTTTGGGaccaaaacagcagcaggtggataataataataacaatagtgaTGCATCCAGTCCGAGCGCCTCTTCCTGCTGGAGCGACACCTCGGAGCATCATCTGGTGATGCACggccatcaccatcaccatcacagcAGGAGGTCCAAGCGGAGGAGGATCATCACCGTGGTGCAGCGGCAGGCGGCAAATGTgcgggagaggaagaggatgttCAGCTTGAACGAGGCGTTTGATGAGCTGAGGAGGAAAGTTCCCACGTTCGCCTACGAGAAGAGACTGTCCCGCATCGACACGCTGCGTCTGGCCATCGTCTACATCTCCTTCATGACGGACCTGCTGGAGAACACCTGA